A single region of the Polyodon spathula isolate WHYD16114869_AA chromosome 5, ASM1765450v1, whole genome shotgun sequence genome encodes:
- the slc18b1 gene encoding MFS-type transporter SLC18B1 isoform X1 — MNINNDNHLPADNDVPGESAGGTQRISKTQLFTLISAASVNLSSMICYSILGPFFPNEALQKGADQTIVGLIFGCYAFFNLMGSLILGKYIVQIGAKFMLIAGLFVSGVCTVIFGLLDKLPDGPLFILMCFIVRSIDAVGFAAAMTSSFAIVAKVFPNSLATVLGSLEVFTGLGLVLGPAIGGFLYQSYGYEIPFIAQGCVLLLMVPLNMCVLPSLDATPSKDSFWRLFTRPKIILICFVIFSMSSSLGFLDPTMSLFVMKKFNLRSGYVGLVFLGLALSYSLSSPLLGVLSDKMPTLRKWLMVIGGLSSATGFCLLGPAPFFNIKSQLWLFVLMLALIGFSLGMTGIPTFPEILICAYENGFEEGLSTLGLVSGMFGAVWSCGMFFGPTLGGFLVEKINFEWSATIQGGIALISSFLMGIYFIMEGRWKKRSPQTSRNGSDEESSPLLSNGI, encoded by the exons ATGAACATCAACAACGACAACCACCTCCCAG cagATAATGATGTTCCAGGTGAATCAGCAGGGGGAACACAAAGGATATCAAAAACCCAGCTTTTTACTCTCATATCAGCTGCATCTGTAAACCTTAGTTCAATGATATGCTATTCCATTTTAGGACCATTTTTCCCGAATGAG GCTCTGCAAAAAGGGGCCGACCAGACCATTGTTGGACTGATATTCGGATGCTACGCCTTCTTCAATTTAATGGGATCTTTAATACTAGGAAAATAT ATTGTACAAATTGGGGCAAAATTTATGCTCATTGCCGGACTGTTTGTATCGGGAGTGTGTACAGTTATTTTTGG TCTGCTTGACAAATTGCCAGATGGACCACTTTTCATACTTATGTGCTTCATCGTAAGATCCATAGATGCTGTAGGCTTTGCTGCAGCAATGACATCATCTTTTGCTATTGTTGCAAAGGTCTTTCCTAACAGTCTTGCTACAGTGTTG ggAAGTTTAGAAGTTTTCACAGGGCTTGGTCTTGTACTAGGGCCTGCAATTGGTGGCTTTTTGTACCAGTCGTATGGGTATGAGATACCTTTCATTGCTCAGGGATGTGTTCTGCTTTTGATGGTGCCACTAAACATGTGTGTTTTACCAAGCCTCG ATGCCACTCCCAGCAAGGATTCCTTTTGGAGGCTATTCACTCGACCGAAGATTATACTTATATGTTTCGTTATATTTTCTATGAGTTCATCTCTTGGTTTTCTGGATCCAACCATGTCCCTCTTTGTAATGAAAAAG ttcaacTTGCGATCAGGTTATGTAGGACTCGTGTTCCTTGGTTTGGCATTGTCATATTCACTATCGTCGCCTTTATTGGGAGTACTTAGCGACAAAATGCCT ACCCTTCGAAAATGGCTTATGGTGATCGGAGGATTGTCATCGGCCACTGGCTTTTGTTTATTAGGCCCTGCGCCCTTTTTTAACATCAAGAG ccAGCTGTGGTTGTTTGTCCTTATGCTGGCCCTGATTGGGTTTTCTTTAGGCATGACAGGAATCCCCACCTTCCCTGAGATCCTAATTTGTGCATA tgaaaATGGATTTGAGGAGGGTTTAAGTACATTAGGCCTCGTGTCTGGTATGTTTGGTGCCGTGTGGTCATGTGG aatgttCTTTGGTCCAACCCTTGGTGGATTTCTTGTAGAAAAAATCAATTTTGAGTGGTCTGCAACCATTCAAGGGGGTATTGCACTAATTTCT TCCTTCCTTATGGGCATATACTTCATCATGGAAGGAAGGTGGAAGAAAAG GTCTCCTCAAACTTCTAGGAATGGATCAGATGAAGAAAGCTCGCCTCTGTTATCCAATGGGATatag
- the slc18b1 gene encoding MFS-type transporter SLC18B1 isoform X2, which translates to MNINNDNHLPDNDVPGESAGGTQRISKTQLFTLISAASVNLSSMICYSILGPFFPNEALQKGADQTIVGLIFGCYAFFNLMGSLILGKYIVQIGAKFMLIAGLFVSGVCTVIFGLLDKLPDGPLFILMCFIVRSIDAVGFAAAMTSSFAIVAKVFPNSLATVLGSLEVFTGLGLVLGPAIGGFLYQSYGYEIPFIAQGCVLLLMVPLNMCVLPSLDATPSKDSFWRLFTRPKIILICFVIFSMSSSLGFLDPTMSLFVMKKFNLRSGYVGLVFLGLALSYSLSSPLLGVLSDKMPTLRKWLMVIGGLSSATGFCLLGPAPFFNIKSQLWLFVLMLALIGFSLGMTGIPTFPEILICAYENGFEEGLSTLGLVSGMFGAVWSCGMFFGPTLGGFLVEKINFEWSATIQGGIALISSFLMGIYFIMEGRWKKRSPQTSRNGSDEESSPLLSNGI; encoded by the exons ATGAACATCAACAACGACAACCACCTCCCAG ATAATGATGTTCCAGGTGAATCAGCAGGGGGAACACAAAGGATATCAAAAACCCAGCTTTTTACTCTCATATCAGCTGCATCTGTAAACCTTAGTTCAATGATATGCTATTCCATTTTAGGACCATTTTTCCCGAATGAG GCTCTGCAAAAAGGGGCCGACCAGACCATTGTTGGACTGATATTCGGATGCTACGCCTTCTTCAATTTAATGGGATCTTTAATACTAGGAAAATAT ATTGTACAAATTGGGGCAAAATTTATGCTCATTGCCGGACTGTTTGTATCGGGAGTGTGTACAGTTATTTTTGG TCTGCTTGACAAATTGCCAGATGGACCACTTTTCATACTTATGTGCTTCATCGTAAGATCCATAGATGCTGTAGGCTTTGCTGCAGCAATGACATCATCTTTTGCTATTGTTGCAAAGGTCTTTCCTAACAGTCTTGCTACAGTGTTG ggAAGTTTAGAAGTTTTCACAGGGCTTGGTCTTGTACTAGGGCCTGCAATTGGTGGCTTTTTGTACCAGTCGTATGGGTATGAGATACCTTTCATTGCTCAGGGATGTGTTCTGCTTTTGATGGTGCCACTAAACATGTGTGTTTTACCAAGCCTCG ATGCCACTCCCAGCAAGGATTCCTTTTGGAGGCTATTCACTCGACCGAAGATTATACTTATATGTTTCGTTATATTTTCTATGAGTTCATCTCTTGGTTTTCTGGATCCAACCATGTCCCTCTTTGTAATGAAAAAG ttcaacTTGCGATCAGGTTATGTAGGACTCGTGTTCCTTGGTTTGGCATTGTCATATTCACTATCGTCGCCTTTATTGGGAGTACTTAGCGACAAAATGCCT ACCCTTCGAAAATGGCTTATGGTGATCGGAGGATTGTCATCGGCCACTGGCTTTTGTTTATTAGGCCCTGCGCCCTTTTTTAACATCAAGAG ccAGCTGTGGTTGTTTGTCCTTATGCTGGCCCTGATTGGGTTTTCTTTAGGCATGACAGGAATCCCCACCTTCCCTGAGATCCTAATTTGTGCATA tgaaaATGGATTTGAGGAGGGTTTAAGTACATTAGGCCTCGTGTCTGGTATGTTTGGTGCCGTGTGGTCATGTGG aatgttCTTTGGTCCAACCCTTGGTGGATTTCTTGTAGAAAAAATCAATTTTGAGTGGTCTGCAACCATTCAAGGGGGTATTGCACTAATTTCT TCCTTCCTTATGGGCATATACTTCATCATGGAAGGAAGGTGGAAGAAAAG GTCTCCTCAAACTTCTAGGAATGGATCAGATGAAGAAAGCTCGCCTCTGTTATCCAATGGGATatag
- the LOC121315858 gene encoding 40S ribosomal protein S12 — MAEEGVAAGGVMDVNTALQEVLKTALIHDGLARGIREAAKALDKRQAHLCVLAGNCDEPMYVKLVEALCAEHQINLIKVDDNKKLGEWVGLCKIDREGKPRKVVGCSCVVIKDYGKESQAKDVIEEYFKAKK, encoded by the exons ATGGCCGAGGAAGG cgTTGCTGCTGGAGGTGTGATGGATGTTAACACCGCTCTTCAGGAAGTGCTGAAGACCGCACTCATCCACGATGGCTTAGCCCGCGGTATCCGTGAAGCCGCCAAAGCGCTGGACAA ACGTCAAGCCCACCTCTGCGTCCTTGCTGGCAACTGCGATGAACCCATGTATGTGAAGCTTGTGGAAGCTCTCTGTGCTGAGCATCAAATCAACCTTATTAAG GTTGATGACAACAAGAAGCTTGGTGAGTGGGTGGGCCTCTGCAAGATTGACAGAGAGGGCAAGCCCCGCAAGGTTGTTGGTTGCAGTTGTGTAGTCATCAAG gatTATGGCAAGGAATCTCAAGCCAAGGATGTCATTGAAGAGTACTTCAAGGCTaagaaataa